A window of the Vigna angularis cultivar LongXiaoDou No.4 chromosome 3, ASM1680809v1, whole genome shotgun sequence genome harbors these coding sequences:
- the LOC128193334 gene encoding APO protein 3, mitochondrial-like isoform X2, whose amino-acid sequence MQMLCSLCGEVHVGHPPHKIKTCDVRGSPSSKEHSWVKGGVEHVLPLVESFHLYDRIGRAVSHNEMLEVDRIPAIVELCVQAGFDIPEYPTRRRTFPVYCVAGRIIDFEKRFPKEMSLGADIEAHGFWHKKKKFNKDTNSMVMHSDDIQAIAVLGMKAWEKMCTGASKLMEKYDVQTCGYCPEVQVGPKGHRVRNCQAFKHQMRDGQHAWQKATINDLAPPVCVYHIRDQQGNKPLVNELKRYYGMLPAVVELFAQAGAPVGKNYASMMREDVAIPEMDEEKWVV is encoded by the exons ATGCAG ATGCTTTGCAGCTTATGTGGAGAAGTTCATGTTGGTCATCCGccacataaaattaaaacatgtgATGTTAGAGGAAGCCCATCAAGCAAAGAACATAGTTGGGTCAAAGGTGGTGTTGAACATGTTCTGCCACTTGTAGAATCATTTCATCTGTATGATAGAATAGGGAGGGCTGTTTCACATAATGAAATGCTTGAAGTCGACCGAATTCCAGCAATTGTGGAATTGTGTGTCCAGGCAGGTTTTGACATACCAGAGTACCCTACCAGGAGAAGGACCTTCCCTGTTTACTGTGTTGCTGGTAGGATTATagattttgagaaaagatttCCGAAAGAAATGTCTCTTGGGGCAGATATAGAAGCACATGGATTTTggcataagaaaaaaaagttcaataaaGACACAAATTCCATGGTGATGCATTCTGACGATATCCAAG CTATTGCTGTTCTGGGCATGAAAGCCTGGGAAAAAATGTGCACAGGAGCTTCAAAACTTATGGAGAAGTATGATGTCCAAACTTGTGGATATTGTCCAGAGGTACAAGTGGGGCCCAAAGGTCATAGAGTTCGAAATTGTCAAGCTTTCAAACACCAGATGAGGGATGGACAACATGCATGGCAGAAGGCAACAATTAATGATCTGGCACCTCCAGTGTGTGTCTATCACATTCGAGATCAGCAAGGAAATAAACCTTTGGTAAATGAGTTGAAAAGGTACTACGGTATGCTGCCAGCAGTGGTTGAGCTATTTGCTCAGGCTGGAGCACCAGTTGGAAAGAATTATGCATCTATGATGAGGGAAGATGTTGCAATCCCTGAAATGGATGAGGAAAAGTGGGTTGTTTAA
- the LOC128193334 gene encoding APO protein 3, mitochondrial-like isoform X1 — translation MLPRHVQTLSDLLERVKLVQFSKLRGIHGHFCLWYSTLSTCNEMPKKLNKFEWKPLVTSFNELKREARLKKKERQKVHETILQPPENGMLVKNLIPVAHEVFAARCELLSCVSRLVNYTAIYVCSLCGEVHVGHPPHKIKTCDVRGSPSSKEHSWVKGGVEHVLPLVESFHLYDRIGRAVSHNEMLEVDRIPAIVELCVQAGFDIPEYPTRRRTFPVYCVAGRIIDFEKRFPKEMSLGADIEAHGFWHKKKKFNKDTNSMVMHSDDIQAIAVLGMKAWEKMCTGASKLMEKYDVQTCGYCPEVQVGPKGHRVRNCQAFKHQMRDGQHAWQKATINDLAPPVCVYHIRDQQGNKPLVNELKRYYGMLPAVVELFAQAGAPVGKNYASMMREDVAIPEMDEEKWVV, via the exons ATGCTGCCAAGACATGTTCAAACTCTTAGTGATCTCCTTGAGAGAGTTAAACTTGTTCAATTTTCAAAACTCAGAGGTATACATGGACATTTTTGTCTTTGGTACTCCACTCTGTCGACTTGCAATGAGATGCCAAAAAAGCTCAACAAGTTTGAGTGGAAACCGCTAGTGACAAGTTTTAACGAGCTTAAGCGAGAAGCTAGActaaagaaaaaggagagacaAAAGGTGCATGAGACTATATTACAACCTCCTGAAAATGGCATGCTGGTTAAGAATCTGATTCCTGTTGCTCATGAAGTTTTTGCTGCCAGATGTGAACTATTATCCTGTGTTTCAAGACTCGTCAACTATACTGCTATTTATGTATGCAG CTTATGTGGAGAAGTTCATGTTGGTCATCCGccacataaaattaaaacatgtgATGTTAGAGGAAGCCCATCAAGCAAAGAACATAGTTGGGTCAAAGGTGGTGTTGAACATGTTCTGCCACTTGTAGAATCATTTCATCTGTATGATAGAATAGGGAGGGCTGTTTCACATAATGAAATGCTTGAAGTCGACCGAATTCCAGCAATTGTGGAATTGTGTGTCCAGGCAGGTTTTGACATACCAGAGTACCCTACCAGGAGAAGGACCTTCCCTGTTTACTGTGTTGCTGGTAGGATTATagattttgagaaaagatttCCGAAAGAAATGTCTCTTGGGGCAGATATAGAAGCACATGGATTTTggcataagaaaaaaaagttcaataaaGACACAAATTCCATGGTGATGCATTCTGACGATATCCAAG CTATTGCTGTTCTGGGCATGAAAGCCTGGGAAAAAATGTGCACAGGAGCTTCAAAACTTATGGAGAAGTATGATGTCCAAACTTGTGGATATTGTCCAGAGGTACAAGTGGGGCCCAAAGGTCATAGAGTTCGAAATTGTCAAGCTTTCAAACACCAGATGAGGGATGGACAACATGCATGGCAGAAGGCAACAATTAATGATCTGGCACCTCCAGTGTGTGTCTATCACATTCGAGATCAGCAAGGAAATAAACCTTTGGTAAATGAGTTGAAAAGGTACTACGGTATGCTGCCAGCAGTGGTTGAGCTATTTGCTCAGGCTGGAGCACCAGTTGGAAAGAATTATGCATCTATGATGAGGGAAGATGTTGCAATCCCTGAAATGGATGAGGAAAAGTGGGTTGTTTAA